A part of Melittangium boletus DSM 14713 genomic DNA contains:
- a CDS encoding DUF2019 domain-containing protein translates to MATQKMTLDQLVEVFAQSTVAQTDAIFRGDSKTGNRHAKKRIAAFKALCSHGNPGRDALAVLFSHSRMDVRVMAASYLLRHRTAEARAVLTDVAKGEGLAAFGASESLKRWEEGTWTLDPGTSE, encoded by the coding sequence TTGGCGACCCAGAAGATGACGCTTGATCAACTGGTCGAGGTGTTCGCCCAAAGCACGGTGGCGCAAACCGACGCGATTTTTCGCGGAGACTCCAAGACTGGAAACAGACATGCGAAGAAGCGCATCGCCGCATTCAAGGCTTTATGTTCTCACGGGAATCCCGGACGCGATGCACTCGCCGTTCTGTTCTCCCATTCCCGAATGGATGTTCGCGTCATGGCGGCTTCGTACCTGCTCCGGCACCGCACCGCCGAGGCGCGAGCCGTACTGACGGATGTCGCGAAGGGCGAAGGACTGGCCGCGTTCGGTGCATCGGAGTCCTTGAAGCGATGGGAGGAAGGCACATGGACCCTGGATCCAGGAACATCCGAATGA